The following are encoded in a window of Hirundo rustica isolate bHirRus1 chromosome 23, bHirRus1.pri.v3, whole genome shotgun sequence genomic DNA:
- the CRTAM gene encoding cytotoxic and regulatory T-cell molecule — protein MLLSVPGVLLRVPGVLLTLPGVLLRVPGVLLRVPGVLLRVPGVLLSVPGVLLRVPGVLLTLPGMLLRVPGVLLSVPGVLLSVPGVLLTLPLLLLQGGFPGAACDPVTLKEGENLNLRCTFSTPSSSSNSTLQWLNPQGFTIFLNAQRVLRDQRYKLLRHSEDELSIQLSNVTVQDEGIYSCFYYSSHFKSKSQNVEILAAPSHPVLEVSQDSGRGIKLSCHTQGCKPQPQISWLLDNGIELPGDTRHQLGADGKKWSTSSSLRILSYGPKVTASCAIQHPALRGQRLMASLPFQDLPSTGCNKSTGLSEDAEVPSPSGNPAVPSSPANPGFSSPSASPEDPLTSSTSTSPEDLVASSLSTSQKDPEAPSPSTSPKDPEVSSPSTSPENPGFSNPSASPENPEVSSPSTSQKDPEASSPSAPPEDSAVPSSAPAQPNLPGATSEGTGTAPSANGTEEEPPGTEVSPPRENTTGISTLGMRQSPESKGFVKKEKNLLLPILVAALIFVLLVIVLLFMVKLKKAHGVWKRENDVSEQTLESYKSRSNEESPGHEKNGQAVNPKSNMQYVTEGHVETPEKIPETPEKNPGGKNVAKMFECGRETDV, from the exons ATGCTGCTCAGCGTGCCCGGGGTGCTGCTCAGAGTGCCCGGGGTGCTGCTCACCCTGCCCGGGGTGCTGCTCAGAGTGCCCGGGGTGCTGCTCAGAGTGCCCGGGGTGCTGCTCAGAGTGCCCGGGGTGCTGCTCAGCGTGCCCGGGGTGCTGCTCAGAGTGCCCGGGGTGCTGCTCACCCTGCCCGGGATGCTGCTCAGAGTGCCCGGGGTGCTGCTCAGCGTGCCCGGGGTGCTGCTCAGCGTGCCCGGGGTGCTGCTcaccctgcctctgctcctgctgcaag GGGGGTTTCCAGGGGCTGCCTGCGACCCTGTGACgctgaaggaaggagaaaacctAAATCTTCGCTGCACCTTCAgcacccccagcagcagcagcaactctACCCTGCAGTGGCTGAACCCTCAGGGTTTCACCATTTTCCTCAACGCCCAGCGGG TTTTAAGAGACCAGAGGTACAAACTCCTCCGCCACTCCGAGGATGAATTATCCATCCAGCTGTCCAACGTGACAGTGCAGGATGAAGGAATTTACAGCTGCTTCTACTACAGCAGCCACTTCAAGAGCAAGAGCCAGAATGTCGAGATTTTGG ctgctccttcccatccaGTGCTGGAAGTATCCCAGGACTCGGGAAGAGGCATCAAACTCTCCTGCCACACCCAGGGGTGCAAACCCCAGCCCCAGATCTCCTGGCTGTTGGACAACGGGATAGAGCTCCCAG GTGACACCAGGCAccagctgggagctgatggGAAGAAATGGAGCACAAGCAGCAGTCTGAGGATCCTCAGCTACGGCCCCAAAGTGACAGCCAGCTGCGCCATCCAGCACCCTGCACTCAGGGGACAGAGGCTGATGGCATCTCTCCCCTTCCAGGACCTCCCCAGCACGG GCTGCAACAAATCAACCGGACTTTCAGAGGATGCAGAAGTTCCCAGCCCTTCAGGGAATCCAGCAGTTCCCAGTTCTCCAGCGAATCCAGGATTTTCCAGTCCCTCTGCATCACCAGAAGATCCATTAACTTCCAGCACCTCTACATCCCCAGAAGATCTAGTAGCTTCCAGCCTCTCTACATCCCAAAAAGATCCAgaagctcccagcccctctACATCCCCAAAAGATCCAGAAGTTTCCAGCCCCTCTACATCCCCAGAAAATCCAGGATTTTCCAACCCCTCTGCATCCCCAGAGAATCCAGAAGTTTCCAGCCCCTCTACATCCCAAAAAGATCCAGAAgcttccagcccctctgcaccCCCAGAAGATTCAGCAGttcccagctcagcaccagcccAGCCGAACctcccaggtgccacatccgAGG GGACTGGAACAGCACCCAGTGCAAACGGCACCGAGGAGGAACCTCCCGGGACAGAGGTGTCACCACCACGTGAAAACACGACGGGGATTTCCACCCTGGGTATGA GGCAAAGCCCTGAATCCAAAGGCTTCgtgaagaaggagaagaatCTCCTGCTGCCCATCCTGGTGGCTGCTCTGATTTTCGTGCTGCTCGTCATTGTCCTGCTGTTCATGGTGAAGCTGAAGAAAGCCCACGGAGTTTGGAAGAGAG aaaatgaTGTTTCAGAGCAGACGCTGGAGAGTTATAAATCCAGATCTAACGAAGAGAGTCCAGGCCATGAGAAGAATGGACAAG CTGTAAATCCCAAATCCAACATGCAATATGTAACAGAAGGACATGTGGAAACCCCAGAGAAGATTCCAGAAACCCCAGAGAAGAATCCAGGAGGCAAAAACGTGGCGAAAATGTTTGAGTGTGGAAGGGAGACAGATGTATAA